From Halorussus lipolyticus:
GGCGGCGGCGACGGCCACACCGACCGGAGTATCGTCCTCGGAACCCTCGACGGGACGAAGGACGAACGCGAGTGGTTCGAAATCGTGGACCGCGGAGACGTGTTGGTCCTCGCGGTCGAAGGTGAACTATCGGAATTGGCCGAGGGCCTCGTACCGCGAGTGAAAGAACGCGGCGGGAGTCTGGTTCACTTTCGAGAGTTTCTCCTCGTGACACCCGCCGACGTGGACGTGGATTCGAGCCGACTCTGACGCGCGGTCGGAAACGCTTAATCCCGGCGAGCGTCTACCTACGAACGCGTACCTCAAGTCCCCGCCCGAGCAGTC
This genomic window contains:
- a CDS encoding DUF5779 family protein; the encoded protein is MSRAFDLDLQTVEQEIEESGGGGDGHTDRSIVLGTLDGTKDEREWFEIVDRGDVLVLAVEGELSELAEGLVPRVKERGGSLVHFREFLLVTPADVDVDSSRL